In Woeseia oceani, one DNA window encodes the following:
- a CDS encoding Re/Si-specific NAD(P)(+) transhydrogenase subunit alpha has protein sequence MPLTVGVLKEALEGETRVALTPEITAKLQKLGVSVIMERGAGEGSQLLDEEYAGVTLGDAAEVLAGCELLFTVQPPAAAIVDKLKDGATVAGIMHGHNNPELVAALTRKNLTGFAMELIPRISRAQSMDVLSSQAAAAGYQSVLIAAMTLDKFFPMLTTAAGTIRPAQVLIIGAGVAGLQAIATAKRLGAVVKAYDVRSATKEQIQSLGAKFVETGVSADGEGGYARELTEEEKAQQQAALEKEISVSDVVISTAAIPGRPAPRIISAAAVAAMKPGAVIVDLAAETGGNCELTVAGETVVKHKVKIVGPTNLAAKLGRHASEMYARNLFNFISPAIKDGELNLDWDDEVFAKSALTRDGKITHEPTRAQLEGGAA, from the coding sequence ATGCCGCTAACCGTTGGCGTGCTGAAAGAAGCGCTTGAGGGAGAAACCCGCGTCGCCCTGACGCCGGAGATAACCGCAAAACTGCAAAAGCTTGGCGTGTCGGTGATCATGGAGCGCGGCGCTGGTGAAGGCTCGCAACTCCTCGATGAAGAATACGCCGGCGTGACACTAGGCGATGCCGCTGAGGTACTCGCGGGTTGCGAACTGTTGTTTACGGTACAGCCGCCAGCTGCGGCGATCGTCGACAAGCTCAAGGATGGCGCCACCGTTGCCGGCATCATGCACGGCCACAACAATCCCGAGCTTGTTGCCGCATTAACCCGCAAGAACCTGACCGGGTTTGCCATGGAGCTCATACCGCGCATTTCCCGGGCGCAGAGCATGGACGTGCTGTCATCGCAGGCAGCCGCCGCCGGCTATCAATCGGTGTTGATTGCCGCCATGACACTCGACAAATTTTTCCCGATGCTCACCACTGCCGCCGGCACCATTCGCCCGGCGCAGGTATTGATCATCGGCGCGGGCGTCGCCGGCCTGCAGGCAATTGCTACCGCGAAACGGCTCGGCGCTGTCGTCAAAGCGTACGACGTACGCAGCGCGACCAAAGAACAGATTCAATCACTCGGTGCCAAGTTCGTGGAAACGGGCGTGTCGGCCGATGGCGAAGGCGGCTATGCCCGCGAGCTGACCGAGGAGGAAAAGGCGCAGCAGCAGGCGGCACTCGAGAAGGAAATATCGGTCTCGGACGTTGTCATATCCACCGCCGCCATACCGGGCCGGCCAGCGCCCCGCATTATTTCAGCCGCCGCTGTAGCGGCCATGAAGCCGGGCGCCGTCATTGTCGATCTGGCGGCCGAAACCGGCGGCAACTGCGAGCTGACAGTCGCTGGCGAAACCGTCGTCAAGCACAAGGTCAAGATAGTCGGTCCGACCAACCTCGCGGCCAAACTCGGGCGTCATGCCAGTGAAATGTACGCCCGCAACCTGTTCAACTTCATTTCACCGGCAATCAAAGACGGTGAATTGAACCTTGACTGGGACGACGAAGTGTTCGCCAAGTCGGCGCTGACCCGCGATGGCAAAATCACCCACGAACCGACCCGCGCACAACTTGAAGGGGGAGCGGCCTGA
- a CDS encoding SPOR domain-containing protein codes for MARKRKRRASKEAYPGWVWMLFGLGVGLSVALALYLRDTVPAGTPAQATNRPAEVKKAPAAAPAAAALDRNGENSEEAPAQRFEFYNMLPSFEVVIPEQEADATPDRQPQAVVEPGIYVLQAGSFSRYEDADRRRAQLALQGIESTIQRVAIDERTYHRVRIGPIKDLDQLNVLRSRLRQANIDVLRIRLGD; via the coding sequence ATGGCACGCAAACGCAAGAGACGCGCCAGCAAGGAAGCCTACCCGGGTTGGGTGTGGATGCTGTTTGGACTGGGCGTCGGGCTCTCGGTAGCACTCGCCTTGTACCTTCGCGATACCGTGCCCGCAGGCACGCCGGCACAGGCGACGAACCGCCCGGCAGAAGTAAAAAAAGCACCCGCTGCCGCGCCAGCTGCCGCCGCGCTGGACCGCAACGGCGAAAACAGCGAAGAAGCCCCGGCGCAGCGCTTCGAGTTCTACAACATGCTGCCGAGTTTCGAGGTGGTCATTCCGGAGCAGGAAGCGGATGCAACGCCCGATCGACAACCGCAGGCCGTTGTCGAACCCGGCATTTACGTGCTGCAGGCCGGGTCTTTTTCCCGCTATGAAGACGCCGACCGGCGGCGGGCACAACTGGCGCTGCAAGGCATCGAGTCCACCATACAGCGGGTCGCCATTGATGAGCGGACCTACCATCGTGTACGCATCGGCCCCATCAAGGACCTCGATCAGCTGAACGTGCTGCGTAGCCGACTCAGACAAGCGAACATTGACGTATTGCGGATCCGGCTGGGTGATTAA
- a CDS encoding DUF3106 domain-containing protein: protein MNVKSFSGVLLCGLIAGLLQSPVWAQESAPAWENLSKQQQTVLARFADEWDSLDDERRNRLAAGAVRWSQMSADERQAVRNRFSQWQDLSDEERATIRDRYLEFARLPQDEKARIRHNFQRFRNMDPERREALRERFKNMTPEQRTAVRERLRQRAERRQKVRDRRERDEP, encoded by the coding sequence ATGAACGTTAAGAGCTTTTCAGGAGTGCTGTTGTGCGGCCTCATCGCGGGATTATTGCAATCGCCGGTGTGGGCGCAGGAGAGCGCACCCGCCTGGGAAAACTTGAGTAAGCAGCAGCAAACGGTGCTGGCGAGGTTTGCCGATGAATGGGACTCGCTGGACGACGAGCGTCGCAATCGATTGGCCGCGGGTGCGGTACGCTGGTCGCAGATGTCAGCGGATGAACGGCAGGCGGTGCGGAATCGTTTCAGTCAGTGGCAAGACCTGAGCGATGAAGAACGCGCGACCATACGTGATCGTTACCTGGAATTCGCACGTTTGCCGCAAGACGAGAAAGCGCGGATCCGGCACAACTTTCAGCGGTTTCGCAATATGGATCCGGAACGACGGGAAGCCCTGCGCGAGCGTTTCAAGAACATGACGCCGGAGCAGCGCACGGCGGTTCGGGAGCGATTGCGCCAGCGAGCAGAACGCCGGCAGAAGGTGCGGGATCGTCGCGAGCGGGACGAACCGTAG
- the argS gene encoding arginine--tRNA ligase translates to MKSSIAELLEQALAAMPELDDAPEFASLSTTVERTRDPRHGDFASNIAMRLAKAAGRNPRELAAAIIERLPASELIAKAEIAGPGFINFHVGPAAFHREVREVLRVGSDYGRQAARETPTVLLEFVSANPTGPLHVGHGRHAAYGATLGNLLKAAGFKVATEYYVNDAGRQMDILGVSVWLRVLEGQGLAIPFPIAGYKGEYINDIAATIDSTTLPSVSAADVLDGLPDDGPDGDKEARIGALIERATELLGEEAFLALRQQSLDSILVDIRDDLSEFGVEFDRWFSERSLTDDGRIDEALEVLKNRQMLYQKDGAWWFRATDFGDEKDRVVVRENGKKTYFASDIAYHFDKRKRGFDHLLDVLGADHHGYIARVRAGLEAMGYGGDDLEVQLVQFVTLYRGGEKMQMSTRSGEFVTLRQLREEVGNDAARFFYVMRSNEQHLDFDMELAKSRSNDNPVYYIQYAHARVASVFRQLAERSLDYAEANGLNNLAALTEPQEKALMSTLSRYPEIIELAASNRAPQHLVHYLRDLANEFHTYYNAHLFIVDDAALRDARLALISATRIVIASGLGILGVNAPDSM, encoded by the coding sequence TTGAAAAGCAGTATTGCAGAACTACTAGAGCAGGCACTGGCTGCCATGCCTGAACTTGATGATGCGCCTGAATTCGCCTCTCTCAGCACGACCGTGGAACGCACCCGCGATCCTCGCCACGGTGATTTCGCCAGCAATATCGCGATGCGTTTGGCGAAAGCCGCCGGTCGCAATCCGCGCGAACTGGCGGCGGCGATCATTGAGCGCCTGCCTGCCAGCGAGCTGATTGCCAAAGCCGAGATTGCCGGGCCCGGCTTCATCAATTTCCATGTGGGGCCGGCTGCGTTTCACCGCGAAGTGCGCGAGGTTCTGCGGGTCGGCAGCGATTACGGTCGGCAAGCTGCCCGCGAAACGCCGACTGTATTGCTGGAGTTTGTTTCGGCCAATCCGACAGGACCACTGCACGTGGGTCACGGTCGGCATGCCGCGTACGGCGCAACCCTCGGCAACTTGCTGAAAGCCGCCGGCTTCAAAGTCGCGACCGAGTATTACGTCAATGATGCCGGCCGCCAGATGGACATACTGGGCGTCAGTGTCTGGTTGCGGGTCCTTGAGGGCCAGGGCCTGGCCATTCCTTTCCCGATCGCCGGCTACAAAGGCGAGTACATCAACGACATCGCCGCCACAATCGACAGCACTACGTTACCGTCGGTCAGTGCGGCCGACGTTCTGGACGGTCTGCCGGACGACGGTCCCGACGGCGACAAAGAGGCCCGGATCGGCGCATTGATTGAGCGCGCGACGGAGCTGCTGGGTGAGGAAGCGTTCCTCGCACTGCGTCAGCAATCGCTGGACTCCATACTCGTCGATATTCGTGACGACCTCAGCGAGTTCGGTGTCGAATTTGATCGCTGGTTTTCAGAACGCAGCCTGACGGACGACGGTCGGATCGACGAAGCCCTCGAAGTCCTCAAGAACCGGCAGATGCTCTACCAGAAGGACGGTGCATGGTGGTTTCGTGCGACCGACTTCGGCGATGAGAAAGACCGGGTTGTTGTGCGCGAGAACGGCAAGAAAACCTATTTCGCGTCGGACATCGCCTACCACTTTGACAAGCGCAAGCGCGGCTTCGATCATTTGCTGGACGTGCTGGGTGCTGACCATCATGGCTACATCGCGCGGGTGCGTGCCGGGCTTGAAGCCATGGGCTACGGTGGCGATGACCTCGAAGTGCAGCTCGTGCAGTTCGTGACCCTTTACCGTGGCGGCGAGAAGATGCAAATGTCCACCCGCTCCGGTGAGTTCGTGACCTTGCGTCAGCTGCGCGAAGAAGTCGGCAACGATGCAGCACGCTTTTTCTACGTCATGCGCTCGAACGAGCAGCACCTCGATTTTGACATGGAGCTTGCCAAGAGTCGCTCGAATGACAATCCGGTGTACTACATTCAGTACGCGCATGCGCGGGTCGCGAGCGTGTTCCGACAGCTCGCCGAACGCAGCCTGGACTACGCGGAAGCCAACGGCCTGAACAATCTCGCAGCGCTCACTGAGCCACAGGAGAAGGCGCTGATGTCGACGCTTTCCCGGTACCCGGAGATCATCGAGCTCGCCGCCAGCAACAGGGCGCCGCAACACCTGGTGCACTACCTCCGTGACCTGGCCAATGAATTTCATACCTACTACAACGCGCACCTATTCATCGTCGACGATGCCGCATTGCGCGACGCGCGCCTCGCGCTGATCAGCGCAACCCGCATAGTCATCGCCAGCGGTCTTGGCATACTGGGCGTTAACGCGCCCGATTCGATGTAA
- a CDS encoding NAD(P)(+) transhydrogenase (Re/Si-specific) subunit beta, with protein sequence MTDVISVRGLIEASYFLAAILFIFGLKRMSSPTTARTGIVWAGAGMVVATLITFLYPGMQNYGLMTVAIALGGILAWISGKRVAMTDMPQMIALYNGMGGGAAAAIAAVELFGGEDHGMTFGVLAVLGGLIGAVSFSGSLIAFAKLQGLMKSTVRFKGQQVFNLLLLVGTLAVAGYIAVAHAGISIVTVFFVLALILGITMTLPIGGADMPVVISLYNALTGLAVAFEGFVLQNAAMIIAGTVVGAAGSLLTQLMAKAMNRSLANVLFSGFGDTAAAAAGDDTAGGSMKPIEASDVGVMMAFANKVLIVPGYGMAVAQAQHKVWELTQLLIDRGVDVKFAIHPVAGRMPGHMNVLLAEAGVPYDIIYDETEINAEFATADVALVIGANDVVNPVARTDPSSPIYGMPILNADKAKNVIVIKRGQGAGFSGIENALFFLDQTRMLYGDGQAMTSELISSVKSL encoded by the coding sequence ATGACAGACGTTATTTCTGTGCGCGGCCTGATTGAGGCCAGTTATTTCCTTGCGGCCATTCTGTTCATTTTCGGTCTGAAGCGGATGAGTTCGCCGACAACCGCCCGTACCGGCATCGTCTGGGCCGGCGCTGGCATGGTGGTCGCGACACTCATTACCTTCCTCTACCCGGGTATGCAGAATTACGGCCTCATGACCGTGGCCATAGCACTCGGCGGCATCCTCGCGTGGATCAGCGGCAAACGGGTTGCAATGACCGACATGCCACAGATGATCGCGCTCTATAACGGCATGGGTGGCGGCGCGGCCGCGGCTATTGCCGCTGTTGAGCTGTTTGGCGGCGAAGATCACGGCATGACCTTCGGCGTACTGGCGGTACTCGGTGGCCTGATCGGCGCCGTATCGTTCAGCGGCAGTCTCATTGCGTTCGCCAAACTGCAAGGCCTGATGAAGAGTACCGTGCGCTTCAAAGGACAGCAGGTATTCAATCTGCTGTTACTGGTCGGCACATTGGCGGTGGCAGGCTACATTGCAGTTGCGCATGCCGGCATCAGTATCGTCACCGTGTTCTTCGTGCTCGCACTGATACTGGGCATCACGATGACGCTGCCGATCGGCGGCGCGGACATGCCGGTGGTCATTTCCCTGTACAACGCCCTGACCGGCCTCGCGGTTGCCTTCGAAGGCTTCGTACTACAAAACGCCGCCATGATTATTGCCGGTACAGTGGTCGGTGCGGCCGGCAGTCTGCTAACGCAATTGATGGCCAAGGCAATGAACCGTTCGCTGGCAAACGTCTTGTTCTCCGGCTTTGGTGACACGGCGGCGGCCGCCGCCGGTGACGATACCGCCGGTGGCAGCATGAAGCCGATCGAGGCATCCGACGTGGGCGTGATGATGGCCTTTGCGAACAAAGTACTGATCGTCCCGGGCTATGGCATGGCCGTAGCTCAGGCGCAGCACAAGGTCTGGGAGCTGACACAACTCCTGATTGATCGCGGCGTCGATGTGAAGTTCGCGATCCACCCTGTTGCGGGCCGGATGCCGGGACACATGAACGTACTCCTCGCCGAGGCCGGCGTGCCTTACGACATCATTTACGATGAAACCGAGATCAACGCGGAGTTTGCAACCGCCGATGTCGCGCTGGTCATCGGCGCGAACGACGTCGTAAACCCGGTGGCGCGCACGGACCCGTCCAGCCCGATTTACGGCATGCCCATCCTGAACGCCGATAAGGCCAAGAACGTTATCGTGATCAAACGCGGTCAGGGTGCAGGCTTCTCCGGTATCGAAAATGCGCTGTTCTTCCTGGATCAGACGCGCATGTTGTACGGCGACGGTCAGGCGATGACCTCGGAACTGATCAGCTCCGTCAAATCGCTGTAA
- a CDS encoding DUF3619 family protein: MIKQDKQAMDAHDERFSERAAALFDTSVQTLDGQSRSRLNRARQKAMSQASRKTPRTYWVPAAASVAVAAIAGAMLWSAEDLDTAYVPPAATADFEILLDTDSLELLEDLEFYSWLDESVISGGHVG; this comes from the coding sequence ATGATCAAGCAGGATAAGCAGGCAATGGACGCGCACGACGAGCGATTCAGCGAACGCGCTGCGGCATTGTTCGATACCAGCGTGCAGACACTGGACGGGCAGTCACGTTCGCGACTGAATCGGGCTCGGCAGAAGGCCATGTCCCAGGCCTCGCGGAAAACGCCGCGAACGTACTGGGTCCCGGCGGCCGCATCCGTTGCCGTCGCCGCCATCGCGGGAGCCATGCTCTGGTCGGCAGAGGATCTGGATACGGCCTACGTGCCGCCAGCGGCGACCGCGGATTTCGAAATATTGCTGGACACGGACAGTCTGGAATTGCTGGAGGACCTCGAGTTCTACAGTTGGCTGGACGAGAGCGTGATTTCCGGTGGACACGTTGGCTGA
- a CDS encoding RNA polymerase sigma factor has protein sequence MSTGTRGCAVSSVAATLSGDGSLSQERELNGFLQDVEGRALRIAEISLRDRDDALDLVQDAMIKLARVYPNRPPPEWPPLFYRILQNGIRDWHRRRVVKQRVMVFFGRRDPADEFDPVAAAPDPAGRTPEEQLDNAAAMQSLEAALRELPARQREAFMLRTFEGLDVAATAMAMGCSEGSVKTHYSRAVHALRARLGEHWQ, from the coding sequence ATGAGCACCGGCACGCGCGGATGTGCGGTATCGTCTGTCGCTGCAACGCTGAGCGGAGACGGGTCACTGTCACAAGAGCGCGAATTGAACGGTTTTTTGCAAGACGTCGAAGGGCGTGCGCTGCGTATTGCGGAAATCTCGCTGCGGGATCGCGATGACGCACTCGATCTCGTGCAGGACGCGATGATCAAACTGGCGCGGGTTTATCCCAACCGCCCGCCGCCGGAGTGGCCACCGCTGTTCTACCGGATACTGCAGAACGGTATCCGCGACTGGCATAGACGCAGAGTTGTGAAGCAACGCGTCATGGTGTTCTTCGGTCGTCGGGATCCGGCTGACGAGTTTGATCCGGTTGCCGCGGCACCGGACCCTGCAGGCCGGACGCCTGAGGAACAACTGGACAACGCCGCCGCGATGCAATCGTTGGAAGCGGCGTTGCGCGAGTTGCCGGCAAGGCAGAGAGAGGCCTTCATGTTACGTACCTTCGAAGGCCTGGATGTGGCTGCAACCGCCATGGCTATGGGTTGCAGCGAAGGCAGTGTGAAGACGCACTATTCACGTGCCGTGCATGCCTTGCGTGCGCGGCTGGGAGAACACTGGCAATGA
- a CDS encoding NAD(P) transhydrogenase subunit alpha, protein MMIDGFIALYIFMLAAFVGHEVIGRVPVILHTPLMSGSNFVHGIVLVGAMVALGRADTTLELSIGFIGVALAAGNAVGGYVVTERMLEMFKSSKGDKK, encoded by the coding sequence CTGATGATCGACGGATTTATCGCACTCTATATATTCATGCTGGCCGCGTTTGTCGGCCATGAAGTCATCGGACGCGTTCCCGTGATCCTGCATACACCATTGATGTCCGGCTCGAACTTCGTGCACGGCATCGTGCTGGTCGGCGCCATGGTGGCACTCGGCCGGGCGGATACCACGCTCGAACTCAGCATCGGCTTTATCGGCGTTGCGCTGGCCGCAGGCAATGCCGTTGGTGGCTACGTCGTCACCGAGCGCATGCTCGAAATGTTCAAGAGCAGCAAGGGAGATAAGAAATGA
- a CDS encoding HNH endonuclease gives MLSGAASDISQQVLRTDVSGMPLEWIDYREAVRLYHTEQVAYACGIHLYTVCGGCSALTGRRSRVDVSSIIATHGTSQGHAYVHEQYTPPLNNRTLFKRDANLCLYCALRFPTRELTRDHITPLSQGGLDVWNNVATACRRCNNHKGGNTPEQAGMQLIAVPFTPTYAEYIYLKGRRVLIDQMQYLLAHIPRSSPLHARLSGHLSEGVTIFDEPEHVEYSDIECST, from the coding sequence ATGTTGTCAGGTGCCGCGTCAGATATTTCCCAGCAGGTTCTGCGAACCGATGTGTCGGGAATGCCACTCGAGTGGATCGACTACCGCGAGGCGGTCAGGTTGTATCACACCGAGCAGGTGGCCTATGCCTGTGGAATTCACCTCTACACGGTTTGCGGCGGTTGCAGCGCCCTGACCGGCCGCCGGAGTCGCGTTGATGTCAGCTCGATCATTGCGACCCACGGCACCAGCCAGGGTCATGCCTATGTGCACGAGCAATATACGCCACCCTTGAATAACCGCACCCTGTTCAAGCGTGATGCGAATCTTTGCCTGTACTGCGCACTGCGATTTCCGACCCGCGAGCTCACGCGGGATCACATAACGCCGTTGTCGCAGGGCGGCCTGGATGTCTGGAACAACGTCGCTACCGCCTGTCGGCGTTGCAACAATCACAAAGGTGGCAATACGCCGGAGCAGGCAGGAATGCAGCTCATTGCGGTACCGTTCACCCCGACTTATGCCGAGTACATCTATTTGAAAGGGCGCCGCGTGCTGATTGACCAGATGCAGTACCTGCTGGCGCACATTCCGCGATCAAGTCCGCTGCACGCACGTCTCTCGGGCCACTTGTCCGAAGGGGTCACCATTTTTGACGAGCCGGAGCACGTTGAGTACTCGGACATCGAATGCAGTACCTGA
- a CDS encoding CapA family protein, producing the protein MINSRRIAALLAIGLLLAGCVSGPQATHETAPTQSATDAEATRETAVVEPAAEQSPAATTARRTKPDIRRLSIAMVGDMMLGTDYPENRLPDDDGAAFLSHVAPILSAADIAIGNLEGVLVDGGTPAKDCQNPAACYLFRSPTRYAQHYVDAGFDVLSLANNHARDFGEEGRSATMHTLDQYGILHSGREGDFASLSVHRLSVAVLAFAVTQESNLLHDYEKAAATIAEFAGSHDIVIVSFHGGAEGRDVLHVPFGEEEYYGEPRGDVVRFARLAVDAGADLVFGHGPHVVRAMELYKDRLIAYSLGNFATYYGISVSGLKGVAPILEAELNYQGRFIEGRIHSTVQVRPGGPRLDPTQKALQVIRDLSAADLTDSGLIFTDDGRLLNGQ; encoded by the coding sequence GTGATTAACAGTCGCCGCATTGCGGCACTACTGGCCATCGGCCTCCTGCTGGCCGGTTGCGTCTCCGGGCCACAGGCGACGCACGAAACAGCGCCGACTCAGTCTGCCACCGACGCAGAAGCGACTCGTGAGACTGCGGTCGTCGAGCCCGCAGCCGAACAGTCACCGGCCGCCACGACGGCACGGCGCACAAAGCCCGACATCCGGCGGCTGTCGATTGCGATGGTCGGCGACATGATGCTGGGTACCGATTACCCCGAGAATCGCCTGCCGGATGATGACGGCGCTGCTTTTCTCTCCCACGTAGCACCAATACTCAGCGCGGCCGATATCGCGATCGGCAACCTTGAAGGGGTACTGGTCGACGGCGGGACACCCGCCAAAGACTGCCAGAACCCTGCCGCGTGCTACCTGTTTCGCTCGCCAACACGGTACGCACAGCATTACGTCGATGCCGGCTTCGACGTGCTGAGCCTTGCCAACAACCACGCCCGGGATTTCGGTGAGGAAGGGCGCAGCGCAACGATGCATACGCTGGATCAGTACGGCATCCTGCACTCCGGCAGGGAAGGTGATTTCGCGAGCTTGAGTGTGCACCGGCTGTCCGTTGCGGTACTCGCGTTTGCTGTCACGCAGGAGTCGAACCTACTGCACGACTATGAGAAAGCTGCCGCTACCATTGCTGAATTTGCCGGGAGTCACGACATTGTTATCGTCAGCTTTCACGGCGGAGCCGAAGGTCGTGACGTACTGCATGTGCCATTTGGCGAGGAAGAGTATTACGGCGAACCGCGCGGTGACGTCGTGCGTTTTGCGCGGCTGGCCGTGGACGCCGGTGCCGACCTGGTCTTCGGTCACGGCCCGCACGTCGTGCGCGCAATGGAACTCTACAAGGACCGGTTGATCGCCTACAGCCTGGGTAACTTCGCCACGTATTACGGCATCAGTGTCAGCGGCCTGAAGGGCGTCGCACCAATCCTCGAAGCCGAACTGAACTATCAGGGTCGCTTTATCGAAGGCCGCATTCACTCGACCGTGCAGGTCCGGCCGGGCGGACCGCGGCTGGACCCGACGCAAAAAGCATTACAGGTGATACGTGACCTGAGCGCTGCCGATCTGACCGACTCCGGGTTGATCTTTACTGACGACGGTCGCCTGCTGAACGGTCAATGA
- a CDS encoding primosomal protein N', translated as MSPPPVLKVAVNVPLSRLFDYLPPKGVDPARLQAGVRVTVPFGRQQQSAVVMEVADSSELPHSKLKRALALQDEETLLGADDLWLIRFTSEYYHHPVGEVVAAALPTLLRQARPLIPTTEQVVLTPAGRNASDAVLSRRAPKQAELLDALLRRGKATVSELDERLPQWRRSRKALLDKGWIQIDEIADVPPPPGREAAEPGPELNREQRAVLADMRSHADFRVTVLDGVTGSGKTEVYLHRMQDVLAQDKQVLILVPEIGLTPQFVRRLRRRLGIEPLLLHSSLTDNERLNAWRMARDGSAPLLLGTRSAIFTPLARPGLIVVDEEHDSSYKQQEGLRYSARDLAVARAKQLNIPVILGSATPSLETLQRCRQAAYRHQVLSQRAGNAAPPLLRLVDLARYPSNDGLSDPLLRALDKHLGENGQALIFLNRRGFAPTLICGGCGKIAECNRCDARMTVHAARNALHCHHCGARRALDASCSDCGSACRPLGQGTERIEGVLAARYGDESVTRIDSDSTRLKGTMDKALARATSGDARILVGTQMLSKGHHFPKLTLVGVVNADQGLFSTDFRGGERLAQSLTQVAGRAGRERRQGEVIIQTAFASHPFWNRLLSGGYADVADYSLAEREAAAWPPYSRLALIRASAMQRDHTHEFLNAARNKAEQLGFDQVRLLGPVSAPMERRAGRYRAQLLLQSGSRQALHGLLDALVLALESSKSGRRVRWSVDVDPVELF; from the coding sequence ATGAGCCCGCCGCCGGTCCTCAAAGTCGCGGTCAACGTGCCGCTGTCCCGCTTGTTTGACTACCTGCCACCCAAGGGCGTGGACCCGGCGCGGTTGCAGGCGGGTGTGCGGGTTACCGTGCCATTTGGCCGCCAGCAGCAGTCGGCAGTCGTGATGGAAGTTGCCGACAGCAGCGAGCTGCCCCACTCGAAGCTGAAGCGGGCCCTTGCACTGCAGGATGAGGAAACGCTGCTGGGCGCGGACGACCTGTGGTTGATCCGTTTCACGAGCGAGTACTACCACCACCCGGTTGGCGAGGTCGTTGCCGCCGCTTTGCCAACGCTGTTGCGCCAGGCACGGCCACTGATCCCGACGACAGAGCAGGTCGTGCTGACCCCGGCGGGACGCAATGCGAGTGACGCTGTTTTGTCGCGACGAGCACCGAAACAAGCCGAACTGCTCGACGCGCTGCTACGCCGCGGCAAAGCCACGGTCAGCGAACTGGACGAACGCCTGCCGCAGTGGCGGCGCAGCCGCAAAGCCTTGCTCGACAAAGGCTGGATACAGATCGACGAAATTGCCGATGTGCCACCCCCGCCCGGCCGGGAAGCGGCCGAACCCGGTCCCGAACTGAACCGCGAACAACGCGCGGTGCTGGCCGACATGCGCAGTCATGCCGACTTCCGCGTCACCGTGCTCGACGGCGTTACCGGCAGCGGCAAGACCGAAGTCTATTTGCACCGCATGCAGGACGTCCTCGCACAGGACAAACAGGTGCTGATCCTGGTACCCGAGATTGGCCTGACGCCGCAGTTCGTGCGCCGCCTGCGCCGTCGCCTGGGTATCGAGCCTCTGCTGCTGCATTCTTCACTGACGGACAATGAGCGGCTGAATGCCTGGCGCATGGCCCGGGACGGCAGTGCGCCGCTGCTGTTGGGCACCCGTTCCGCCATTTTCACGCCGCTGGCCCGCCCCGGCCTGATCGTCGTCGACGAAGAACACGACAGCTCCTACAAACAGCAGGAAGGTTTGCGCTATTCCGCGCGCGACCTCGCGGTTGCGCGAGCCAAGCAGTTGAATATCCCGGTTATTCTCGGCAGTGCCACGCCGTCGCTGGAAACCCTGCAACGCTGCCGCCAGGCCGCGTACCGGCACCAGGTACTGTCGCAGCGGGCAGGCAACGCCGCGCCGCCGTTGTTGCGGCTCGTGGACCTTGCGCGCTACCCCAGCAATGACGGCCTGTCCGACCCGTTATTGCGCGCGCTCGACAAACACCTGGGCGAAAACGGGCAGGCATTGATCTTTCTCAATCGTCGCGGCTTCGCACCAACCTTGATTTGCGGCGGCTGCGGCAAGATCGCCGAGTGCAACCGCTGCGACGCCCGTATGACCGTGCACGCGGCCCGCAATGCACTGCATTGCCACCACTGCGGCGCGCGCCGGGCGCTGGATGCCAGTTGCAGCGATTGCGGCAGCGCCTGTCGCCCGCTCGGTCAGGGTACGGAACGCATTGAAGGCGTGCTGGCCGCGCGCTACGGCGACGAGTCGGTGACCCGCATAGACAGTGACAGTACGCGGCTGAAAGGCACGATGGACAAAGCACTGGCGCGTGCCACCAGTGGCGATGCCCGCATACTGGTTGGCACGCAGATGCTCTCCAAAGGCCACCACTTTCCGAAGTTGACGCTGGTCGGCGTCGTCAATGCCGATCAAGGCCTGTTCAGCACCGACTTTCGTGGCGGCGAACGCCTTGCACAAAGCCTCACCCAGGTTGCCGGGCGTGCCGGCCGGGAACGTCGCCAGGGTGAAGTCATCATCCAAACCGCATTTGCCAGCCACCCGTTCTGGAACCGTTTGCTGTCCGGCGGCTACGCTGATGTGGCGGACTACTCTCTGGCCGAACGGGAAGCCGCCGCCTGGCCGCCGTACTCGCGCCTGGCGCTGATCCGGGCGTCGGCCATGCAGCGTGATCATACTCACGAGTTTCTCAACGCGGCACGCAACAAGGCCGAGCAACTCGGTTTCGACCAGGTGCGGTTGCTGGGGCCAGTCAGCGCACCGATGGAACGCCGCGCCGGCCGCTACCGTGCTCAGCTGCTCTTGCAGAGCGGTAGCCGGCAGGCGTTGCACGGCTTGCTCGACGCCCTGGTTCTGGCACTGGAGTCGAGTAAATCGGGGCGTCGCGTTCGTTGGTCGGTGGACGTGGACCCGGTGGAGCTGTTTTAA